A segment of the Corylus avellana chromosome ca2, CavTom2PMs-1.0 genome:
ATGCATAGACCCTCTTTACCCTGTTGTGTGACATGGGTGCTCTAATAACTGttgcaaaaaatcaaaaaaaaaaatttcagctcgACAAGTAGAGCTGAGCACTCACTGTGCTTGAAGCGTTCATTAAATTCTGCATCTCGCTTGTCTTTGTTCTCCTTTAGAATCTGCAATCAGAAAACATAAAGGCTCAAAATGTTCAGAGCATTCATATCCGGTTCAGCAAATTtactctctattttagctaaaaaaatcacctttctctattttagttacCCACTTTTTCTAAGCACCTACATCTAGCTCTCTATTTTCGCTAtccactttcactattctatttaaatattcattttcaacgatttcttcattctttctttgagaagagagagaatgttaaagaattttttaatacttttttttatatatatatttggtgagTGAACACTGCTCACCAAATTTGGTGAGCACTGTAGCAGCTCACCAAATGTTTCAGCATTTTGCAGAGCCGGATGTAGTTCATTTTAACATCTTGGCTAACCAAAATAACTTCCAGATGAGAATGCTCTGGATAGCTAGAATCTTGATTACACATCTAAAGGTATGGGGTGCATATAACCAAGGATTTAGCTCTTGTTGGATAGCAAGTGCGCAAAATCCGTTAAAACTGAGACATATTACAATAGGCACAAAATTTGCTTCAATTTTGACCCTTCAATCCGTTATCTACTTGCACCctagaaaaatatcaaaaatgcCATTTCACTCATTATCAAATGAGTCCCTAATCCCTATCAAAAAACCCTTTGGAAGGAGTAACAGGAAATTCAGGCATCTAATTACCGGCATTCCCCAATTACtcaatttttagacttttttctcttttgaccAAGTTTTCCTTCTAAAATTAGATGACTATATGCATCATATATCTTCTTAGCCACTGAAACTTCCTCATATTGTTAAGATTAGATTCCAAATTAATAGTGGCCACTATACCGAAAGTTAAGTACCACAAAGCTTGGTCTTTCAATTGCAAAACTGAAATTATACaaagttcatattttttatttaatagaaaaagaaaagtgaagaaaaggaaaggaaaccTCAAAGAGGGGTCTATCTCTTTGGGCAGTGCCATCCTCAATGCGCTCGCCCCTTGTCTTCTTGGATTCATCCAACTGCCAGACCaccagaaacaaaaaaattcaacaatctTATATTACTATAATCATTATTAACATTACTGGTTCACTAAATCAAGCCaataatgtaaataaatttAAGTGCAACCAGAaagaaaggaacaaaatttGAGCTTCTGAAGTGGTTATCTTAAGCGTATTCTAgggttttgagaaaaaatcaATACCTGTTCCTCCGAGACGAAGCTCATTAGCCTAATCGGACGGACAGATTCTTCGGCcattctgtctctctctctctctctctctcaacgaTTCCGAATAGAACGCCAATCACAGCGAACGGAGCTCCAGACTCCAGTGATTAAGCG
Coding sequences within it:
- the LOC132170449 gene encoding uncharacterized protein LOC132170449; this translates as MAEESVRPIRLMSFVSEEQLDESKKTRGERIEDGTAQRDRPLFEILKENKDKRDAEFNERFKHRPPKALDEDETEFLENLEMSRREYERQIADEEAQELHSFQVNFLLFHIFF